CATCTACATCAAAAAACTTAGAGCTTCAAGAAGCGCACCAGTCCCAGATTTCGAACCAACATGCATCTGATTCTCAGCAGAGGCAGTCTCAgcattttcttcaaaataatATACAACAGTGTAGTTCTGATATGATCCATCATTTCTTGTGCTTCCTGGTTTAAGTTGTACTATGAACATTTTATTCTTCAAGGCTTCATGGGTCCTAGCTAAAGGCAGGTCTTCATTCTATTAAGGAGGAAACAAACTGCAGGAATTAGAGCAAAGATATGGCATGGTCTGATATACATATATTGTCTATTTTTTACGTATATAAGGCCTGAAATTAAACAAGGGAAAAAAACTGCTCATTTAAACCTTGTTGAAGGAATCTATTGCTTGTAAAGCAGTAAATCCAAGCAATGCCTCGGCTTGTTCACCAAAAACTGATGCTGTAAGCGTGTCAGTTTCATCAGTAAGGTCAATATCAAAGCGGCATCTGCAATAGTTACATGTGAAAAAAAGATAAATATTTATGCAAGACATTCAGCAGGGTTGGAGAAATTCAGAAACTGCTGTAAATATCTTTCCTTGGCTGAGCAGATTGCTTTTCATTGCAATGGTTGCAAGTATAAGTGCATCCATAGTCAGCTGAAGTTATGCGACGGCACTTTACACATGCCATATACCAATACTTTTGCAGTATGTGTTCAAAAGAGAACATGCACTTGACCCACGAAACCTTTGAGGATAAGAATAGTGTTATCTGATTTATAGCAGGCGGTAGAATGAAATGGAAAGTTACTCAATAAAAGACAACTGCAGCTCACCTTTTCAGTTGGCAAAACATCTCGTATAGCAGTTAGTTTTTGTTGAGGGCCGTAGAACATTTTAGGAGATTGGTTACTATACGGCTTATCACGGCGGAGAGCAAGTAATTCCTTGTCATTCCTTGATGCCCTATGCATATATAATAACAGAGAGCAGAGCAGATAAATAATCAGTGGAATCGAAAACGTaaatgtactttttttttacGCTAATGATTACCAATTTTTTAGGCTTCTAGCATCTCCAACAGGTGGATCAACAACAATTACTGAGTCATTTCTTGTTGACAGTGCTATTCCTGTTAGAACAATTACAACAAGGTGAGTTTAATTAGTAAAACAATACTATCTGAGCATGAACAAAACGGATCAAAGATTCTATATACCATTGTACGTGACAACTTTAAGTCTACGGCATATAACAACTGGATGCCTGTTGCGGTGGTCTGTAAGTAGCTTCCCTTCATTCTCGACAAATGCATTCCACAAAGATAGCACAGTAGGGACCATCCTAACATGTAAAGCAACAGGAAGAATATTTTTTTAGATAAGACTCATAAACAATTTTGTATTGAGACTGAAAGATTCTGAAGCAAAGACAAAATGATATACTCTTCATTCACAATAAGAAATCTCTGGACAAATGACTCCTGCGAATCATTTTTAATTGGAACAACAGGCATTGCGTCAACAACTACGGCCATAATATCTGATAAACGATGTAAAGAAGTAATTAGTTAGGTTTTCAATCAAAGTTCTGGGATTGACTACAAAAGAACTGATCAGAAGCAGAACGCATACTGACCAACAGTTTGAGACTTTGAATCAGCATAACTGGCTAAGTCTTTAAAGCTTATAGGAGCGAACTCGGACGGCAAAACAATGCTCCCCTGTTCATTAAGCTCCTCAACAACAGTTTGTGTGCTTATCACCCACTGCATCGTAAGGCCATTAGTTTGATACCGCTCCTCAATTTCTCTGACATCAGCATTTGATATCAGATACTTCTTAAAAACATGGAGTTTTGTTCCCATCTTTTCAATAGCAGCATTAAACATAATTCCCTCAACTCTGGATCCCTGGTATTACATTCAAAAGAATATGTTAACTCTGTATACTATTTTAGTTAAGCAAAAATATAGACCAATCAATTCATCACAAAGTGTGGTTCATACCTGTTCATCAGCAAAAACAAATTTCTGGTATCTTGTGGGAGACTTTTGTGAAGAAGCAACGTGCATCTTTTCCTGAACAGTAACGTG
This portion of the Coffea arabica cultivar ET-39 chromosome 2e, Coffea Arabica ET-39 HiFi, whole genome shotgun sequence genome encodes:
- the LOC140036155 gene encoding replication protein A 70 kDa DNA-binding subunit B-like; its protein translation is MVNLLCIADIRPRMRGWSAHVTVQEKMHVASSQKSPTRYQKFVFADEQGSRVEGIMFNAAIEKMGTKLHVFKKYLISNADVREIEERYQTNGLTMQWVISTQTVVEELNEQGSIVLPSEFAPISFKDLASYADSKSQTVDIMAVVVDAMPVVPIKNDSQESFVQRFLIVNEEMVPTVLSLWNAFVENEGKLLTDHRNRHPVVICRRLKVVTYNGIALSTRNDSVIVVDPPVGDARSLKNWASRNDKELLALRRDKPYSNQSPKMFYGPQQKLTAIRDVLPTEKCRRITSADYGCTYTCNHCNEKCRFDIDLTDETDTLTASVFGEQAEALLGFTALQAIDSFNKNEDLPLARTHEALKNKMFIVQLKPGSTRNDGSYQNYTVVYYFEENAETASAENQMHVGSKSGTDKESYLQNSNDQATSSVALPPEKEELPSKTRRCLRSSFDESEEATSKKQRNK